The following nucleotide sequence is from Marinobacter sp. MDS2.
GTCGAGAAAGAGCTGCAGTTGCAGCAGTTGGCACTGGAGGCGTTTCGTGTGGTTGGCTGCCGAACCTGGGGCCGCGTAGACATCATGCAGGATGCCCAGGGTGAGTTCTGGCTGCTGGAGGTTAACACCGTACCGGGAATGACCGATCACAGCCTGGTACCTATGGCGGCGAAAGCCGCTGGCATCAGCTTTCAAGAGCTGGTGGTGAGAATTCTGGAAGACACTTTGGTGGAGGCACCGAATGCTTGAAACACTACTGATCCGGAGCCGGGCGATACCGCCTGAGCAGCCCCGGCGACGGGGGGCAACCACCGTAGAGCCTGGGCAAGACCGGTTTGGGGTGTTGAAAGCGATTTTGGCGGCTGTGCCCTGGTTGCAGGTTGGCTTGGGAGCGACGGTGGTTTTACTGGCAGCTTTGGTGCCGTGGGGAACCGATCGTCTGTTGACGGCAATGGACCAGCAGATCCTGGCCGTCGATGTTCAGGGCCAGTTTGTCGGGGACAGCCGGGTGGACCTGGAGCGAGCTGCGGGAGCCTGGATCGGTAAAAGCTATTTCTCGACCGATCTGGCCGACATCAAAGCGTCGCTGGAGCAGAGGCCGTGGGTTGAATCTGCCGCAGTTAAGCGTGTATGGCCTGGGCGTCTGGTGATTGATATTCGCGAGAAAAAGCCTCTGGCCTATTGGAGTGATGGCCGACTGGTTAGCCGCTCCGGCGAGCTGTTTTCGCCGCCGAATCCGGAAGTGGCCGGCCGCTTGCCAAAGCTGTCGGGGCCGGATGAGCGAGTGAGAGAGGTCATCACCATGGCGCGGAAAATGAGTGAGCAGTTGTATGGATACGGGCTTGGTTTTGCCGGGCTGGCGCTTGAGGCGCGGGGCGCCTGGACGCTGACGCTCGCGAATGGCATTGAAGTGGTGTTGGGGCGCGATAAGGTCGAGCAGCGATTCGAGCGTTTCATAACGGTTTACGAGAACCGGTTGGCGTCCCGCGTGGACGAAGTCAGCCGGGTAGATGCCCGCTATACAAACGGCATAGCGGTGCAGTGGAAAGCGGATGCAGCAGTGGCTGCACCGAAGTCCTGATCACGAATATTACGAACTTGGGGTTTGGTGAATCACATGTCATCGGTTGAAACGGAAAACATGATTGTCGGCCTGGATATCGGAACCTCCAAGGTGGTTGCGATCGTCGGCAAGCGCAAAATGGATGGAACCATTGAAGTCGTCGGAATTGGCTCGCACCCATCTCGCGGGCTCAAGCGCGGAGTGGTGGTGAACATCGAGGTTACCGTGCAGGCCATTCAGCGGGCGGTGGAAGAAGCCGAACTGATGGCTGGCTGCCGGATCCACTCTGTGTATGCGGGAATTGCCGGAAGCCACATCAAGAGCCTGAACTCGCATGGCATTGTTGCAATCCGGGATCGGGAAGTGACCCAGGCGGACATTGATCGGGTGATTGATGCGGCTCAGGCCGTCGCGATACCAGCGGATCAGAAGGTACTGCATATTCTTCCGCAGGAATTCGTCATCGATAACCAGGAAGGCATCAAAGAGCCCATGGGGATGTCCGGCGTTCGTCTGGAAGCCAAGGTGCATTTGGTCACTTGTGCGGTCAACGCGGCCCAGAATATCGACAAGTGCGTGAAACGCTGCGGATTGGAAGTGGACGACATCATCCTAGAGCAACTGGCCTCCAGCCACGCGATCCTGACCGAAGACGAAAAAGAGTTGGGCGTTTGTGTGGTCGATGTGGGCGGCGGCACCACCGACATCGCTGTGTTTACCGGTGGCGCCATCCGCCATACCGCGGTCATTCCGATCGCCGGTGATCAGGTGACCAATGACATCGCCATGGCCCTGCGCACGCCGACCCAGAACGCGGAAGAAATCAAGATCAAATACGCCTGCGCGCTGACCCAGCTTGCAGGCGCTGAAGACACCATCAAAGTGCCCAGCGTTGGTGACCGGGCACCGCGGGATCTGTCCCGGCAGGCCTTGGCGGAGGTCGTGGAGCCTCGCTACGAAGAACTGTTCACGTTGGTGCAGTCAGAATTACGCCGCTCGGGATTCGAAGAGATGATTCCGGCAGGCATCGTTATCACCGGCGGCTCCTCCACCATGGAAGGGGTGGTAGAGCTGGCCGAAGAGATCTTCCACATGCCGGTAAGACTGGCCTGTCCGCAGGCGGTCTCCGGCATGACGGAGGTGGTCAACAATCCGATTTACGCCACCGGCGTTGGCTTGTTGATTCATGGTTTCCGGCAAATGGACCTTGGCCGGACACCGGTGCTCAAAGCTGAGGATGCTCCCTCATTGATTGAGCGCATGAAAGCCTGGTTTACCGGTCAGTTCTGACGGTGATCAGGGGCAGTACACGAAGGTTTCTCGAAAACACATAACGAATGCAATAACTGGTCTGGATAGACCGGAAACAGCACGAAGGAGTAGGGGATATGTTTGAACTCGTTGATAATGTGCAACAAAGCGCAGTCATTAAGGTTGTCGGTGTTGGTGGCGGTGGTGGTAACGCCGTTCGTCACATGCTTAACAGCGACATTGAGGGCGTTGAGTTTATTTGCGCCAACACAGACGCCCAGGCACTGACAGACCTGGACGCGCGTCAAATCATCCAGCTCGGTGGCAACATCACCAAAGGGTTGGGTGCCGGTGCGAATCCGGAAGTTGGGCGCCAGTCGGCCCTTGAAGATCGTGACCGCATCGCGGAGGCGCTGAGCGGGTCCGACATGGTGTTTATTACTGCTGGTATGGGTGGTGGTACTGGTACCGGAGCAGCACCGATTGTTGCCGAGGTGGCCCGAGAGCTGGGCATCCTGACTGTGGCGGTGGTCACCAAGCCGTTCCAGTTTGAAGGCGGCAAGCGTATGAGCGTGGCCGAATCCGGCTTGAAGGAGCTCGAAGAAAGCGTCGATTCACTGATCACCATTCCGAACGAAAAACTGCTGGCGGTCATGGGCAAGAAGACCAGTCTGCTGGACGCATTCGCTGCGGCTAACGATGTTCTGCTGGGCGCCGTTCAGGGTATCGCCGACCTGATCACCCGTAACGGTATGATCAACGTCGACTTTGCCGACGTGAAGACAGTGATGTCCGAGATGGGCATGGCCATGATGGGTACCGCTCGTGCAACCGGTGAAAACCGGGCGCAGGAAGCTGCTGAAGCGGCGGTTCGCAGCCCGCTTCTTGAAGACGTTAACCTGCAGGGTGCCAAAGGTATTCTGGTTAACATCACAGCCGGTATGGATCTTAACTTGGGTGAGTTCACCGAGGTGGGTGACATTATCCGTGAATTCGCTTCCGAATCTGCCACGGTTGTTGTGGGTACCGTGATTGATCCGGAAATGACGGAAGAGCTGAAAGTCACTGTGGTGGCGACCGGTCTCGGTGGTGATCGCGAAAAGCCAACCAAGGTTGTGGACAACTCCCGCACTCTGGATGGTAAAACCGATTACAACCAGTTGGATCGACCGGCCATTCTGCGTCGTCGCGCGGTCACGCAAGGCAACGTAGCACTGGACCAGAGCAAAGAAAGCGAAGAGCAAGGCGTGGACTATCTCGATATTCCCGCATTCCTTCGCCGGCAGGCTGATTGATAATCTGGCTCGATGCTGACAGGTAGGCGTGCATTCGTTACGAGTGCGGAGTGATAAGCCTCTGTCAAAGACGAGCTGATTGATCATAGCCATACGCTATTGCATAAGTTAACGAAACTTGTGTTGGTTAAATGGTGCTCAGTCTTGAATTCTGATATTCTTCGGGCAGATTTTTGCTCAGAATATCGCTCTTTTGTGACGGAATAATGACCGATGATTAGACAACGCACACTCAAAAACACCATCCGCGCGACCGGTGTTGGCCTGCACTCAGGGGAAAAGGTTTACCTGACCCTGAAACCGGCCCCGGTCGACGCCGGAATCATTTTCCGGCGCACGGACCTCGACCCAGTGGTTGAAATTCGTGCCTGTGCGGAAAATGTGGGTGAGACCACGCTGTCCACGACGCTGGTAAAAGACGGTGTGCGTGTGGCAACAGTAGAGCATTTACTGTCTGCTATGGCTGGTCTCGGAATTGACAACTGTTACGTGGAGCTGAGCGCTGCCGAAGTGCCGATTATGGACGGCTCGGCTGGCCCGTTCGTGTTCCTGCTGCAGTCAGCAGGTATTGCCGAACAGGAAGCCGCCAAGCGCTTTATCCGTATCAAACGGGAAGTGACCGTTGAAGAAGATGGCAAAAAGGCCACCTTCCTGCCGTTCGAGGGCTTCAAGGTCAGCTTTGGTATTGATTTCGATCACCCGGTGTTCAAGGGCCGCGCCCAAACCGCAACGGTCGATTTCTCCAGCACTTCCTTTGTTAAAGAAGTATCCCGGGCCCGTACTTTCGGGTTCATGCGTGATATCGAAAAGCTGCGAGCCATGAATCTGGCCCTCGGTGGCAGTGTCGATAACGCGATTGTGGTTGATGACTACAAGATCCTGAACGAAGACGGTTTGCGCTACGACGACGAGTTCGTCAAGCACAAAGTGTTAGATGCGATCGGAGATCTGTATTTGCTCGGCAACAGTTTGATTGGAGAGTTCCGTGGTGTGAAGTCTGGCCACGACTTGAACAACAAACTGCTGCGTAAGCTCAGGGCTGAAGAGGAATCGTGGGAAGTTGTGACCTTCGAAGACGAAGCAACGGCTCCGATTTCCTACATGAAGCCTGTGCTGGCGGTCGAGGGCTAAGGCGGGACGCCTTAATCCCGGACGTGGCTTGCGAGTTTTTCGAGAACCTCGCGTAGAGCTTTATCCTTCGTGTGCCCGGCTTCCTCTGAGAGGAGTCGGGCATTTTCTTTGCTGAGGGGTACCTTTTCGACTTTTTTGCGTGTTTTGTAGCGGGCGGGCGCGACTTTAACGCGAACCTTCCAGACGAACCGAAAGAGCTCGTTTTCCCGCAGTGCTTCCATAATTTCGTGTTGGCGGAATCTGAGCCGGGTGGCTTTGCTGGCGGTATCCGTTGACAGTACCAGTTCCCCGTCCTGGCAGGCGACAAATCGCGTGCCTTCACTGAGCTCATCGGGAATGGCCGAAAGCACGATTTGTTCAGCTTCGAGATGCATTCCGGCTTTCGCGACCAGTTGTTTCAGGGTCGTCCCTGAGCTTGCCGAAACTGTGCTGAAGATCGTTTTTTGATCGTTTTTTTTGCTCATTGCCGGGTTTTGCTCGACTCATCGGTTTACGATTGGTTACACTTCGGCACGTTTTATGCGTAGCGTCTATAACACGGCCGTTTTACATTGTGATGGAAGTCAATGTCTACCGGATGCTACGACTTTTTTCAGTGCGTAGTTGTTGCTAAGGATAGCAGACCCGCTCGGAAACACTCCGGATCGCAGCACTACAACGGATATGGTTGCGACTCCCTATATGACACCGAACGACGATATGAATGTAATTTTCGTTGGCAAAAGCCATAGCCAGCCAAGATCTCTTAACCTGAACGCAGCAACCATAACCGCCCTCTTTTTTGGCGTGTTGGTGGTGGTACTGGCAGCTGGTTGGGGCGGCTACCGTTTTGCCATGGAAAGAGTCGCGGCAGCGGAACCGACTGAGTCGGAGCTGGTGGCCGAATGGCGGGCAAAACTGCAAGAACAAAAAGCCGAAATGGATCGGGTGCGCCAGGATGTAGATCTACAGATTGATGCATTGACCCTTCGGCTAGGCCGCATTCAGGGCAGCTTGTTGCGGCTGGATGCGCTGGGGCAGCGATTTGTTGAATCCGGCATTGTCACCAGCGACGAGTTTAATTTTGATCAGCCCGCCGCGGTTGGTGGCCCGGAAGAGGGTGGGTTGTCAGCAGATTCTTTTCGTGCGCCTGAATTGACCGATATGATCGATCAGATCGAGGCGCAAATTGAAGATCGGGAAAAGCAGTTGCGCCTGCTGGAGAAAGTGGCCTCGCGCCAGAAGCTGGAAGACGAATTGTACGTGCAGGGGCGCCCGATTACCTGGGGCTGGTTGTCTTCGAAGTATGGTTATCGGTCTGATCCGTTTACGGGTAAGCGCACCTGGCACAGCGGTGTGGATCTCGCTGGTAAAGACGGCAGTGACATCATTGCGGTTGCCAGTGGCGTGGTCACCTACGCCGATGAGCGCTATGGGTACGGTAACCTGGTCGAGATTGATCATGGCGAGGGGCTTGTGACCCGATACGCGCACGCAAAAGCCATCAAGGTGAAGGTGGGAGATATCGTCCAGAAGGGGCAGAGTGTTGCGCTGATGGGCAGTACCGGTCGTTCTACCGGCCCGCACGTGCATTTTGAAGTTATCCGCAACGGCAAGCCCGAAAACCCCGAAAAATATATCCGGCGCGCAAGCCGCTGATTTCATTCCCGTGAAGCCCTCCTTTTGTCCTTCGCCTAAATAAGGTTAGAATGCCGGCTTCCTCCGTTTAACTGAAGAAGCCGTGGTCTATGTTCACAAAGCTCGCAACCAAGATGTTTGGCAGTAAGAACGCTCGAGAAATCAAGCGGATGCGCAAGGTTGTCTTGCGTGTCAATGAACTTGAAGAGCAGTTTAGCGCACTGTCGGATACCGAATTGCAGGGCAAGACGGCCGTGTTCCGCCGTCGCTTGGAAGAGGGCGAAACGTTAGACGCCATCCTTCCCGAAGCTTTCGCCACCGTTCGTGAGGCCAGCCGCCGCGTAATGGGCATGCGCCATTACGATGTCCAGCTGGTGGGCAGTATGACCCTGCACGAGGGCCGTATCGCCGAGATGAAAACCGGTGAAGGTAAAACGCTGGTTGCGACCGCCGCGGTGTATCTGAATGCTCTGCCGGGTAAAGGCGTACACGTTATTACCGTGAACGACTACCTTGCCCGACGGGATGCCGAGTGGATGGGCAAGCTCTACCGTTTCCTGGGTATGGAAGTGGGTGTTGTCGTTGCCGGACAGGCGCCGGAAGAAAAGAAAGCCGCCTACCAGGCTGACATAACCTACGGCACAAACAACGAATTCGGTTTTGATTACCTGCGCGATAACATGGCCTTCAGCATTGAAGACAAGGTGCAGCGTGGGCTGAACTTCGCCATTGTGGACGAAGTCGATTCCATTTTGATCGACGAGGCGCGCACGCCGCTGATTATTTCGGGCGCTGCGGAAGACTCCTCAAAGATGTACCAAGCCATCAATACACTGATCCCGAGCCTGGAGAAGGGCGAGGTCAGTGAAGAGGGTGAATCCACCGGCGACTTCACCATTGATGAAAAGTCCCGTCAGGTGGAGCTGACCGAAACCGGTCACGAGAAAGTCGAAGAGCTTTTGCTGAGCCGCGGTCTCCTGCAGGAAGGCGAAAGCCTGTACTCGGCAGCCAACCTGGGCCTGCTGCACCATGTGCACTCCGGCCTGCGGGCGCACCATTTGTTCCAGAAAGATGTGGATTACATCGTTCAGGGTGGCCAGGTGGTGATCGTTGATGAGCACACGGGCCGTACTATGCCGGGTCGCCGCTGGAGCGAAGGTCTGCATCAGGCGATTGAAGCGAAAGAAGGCCTCAAGATACAGGCCGAAAGCCAGACTCTGGCTTCAACCACCTTTCAGAATTACTTCCGCCTGTACGAAAAGTTGGCCGGCATGACCGGTACCGCAGACACCGAAGCGTTCGAATTCCGCCAGATTTACGGCCTGGACGTGGTGGTGATTCCGCCTAACAAACCCATCCAGCGTATTGATTACAATGATCTGGTGTATCTGACGCAGGAAGAAAAATTTCACGCCATCATCGACGAGATCAAAGACGTAACCGCTGAAGGTCGGCCGATTCTGGTGGGTACCGCTTCTATTGAAGCGTCTGAGTTGCTGTCGATGCTGCTGAAGAAAGCTCGTATCGATCACAAGATCCTGAACGCCAAACAGCACGAATCGGAAGCGCAGATTATTGCTCAGGCGGGTCGTCCGGGGGCTGTTACCATTGCCACCAACATGGCAGGCCGTGGTACCGATATTGTGTTGGGCGGTAACTGGGAGTTTGAAGCCGCTGGCATGGCCGATGCCTCGGAAGAAGAGGTTGCCCGTCTGAAGGCGGAGTGGACCGAGCGCCACAATCAGCTGCTGGAAGCGGGTGGCTTGCACATTATCGGTACTGAGCGGCATGAATCCCGCCGGATTGATAACCAGCTGCGAGGCCGTGCCGGCCGGCAAGGCGACCCGGGTTCCTCTCGCTTCTTCCTGTCACTGGAAGACAACCTGATGCGAATCTTCGCGCCCGAGCGTGTGAAGAATCTGATGCAGGCCATGGGCATGAAGAAAGGCGAGGCCATCGAGCATCGCATGGTCACCAATGCCATCGAGAAATCCCAGCGCAAAGTTGAAGGGCGCAACTTTGACATGCGTAAAACGCTGCTTGAGTACGATGACGTTGCCAACGATCAGCGTACCGTTATTTACGAACAGCGTAATGAGGTTATGGCCTCTGAAGACGTATCCGAAATGGTGGATACGATTCGGGAAGATGTAGTTGATTCGCTGATCAGTGAGTTCATTCCGCCTCAAAGCATGCCCGAGCAGTGGGATGTGGCCGGGCTGGAAGCGCAGCTGCAGTCAGAAATGGCCATTGAACTGCCGATCCAGCAGTGGCTGGAAGAGGACAGCAAGCTGTTCGAAGACAACTTGCGTCAGAAAATACTGGACGCCATTGTTGCCGAGTATAAAGCGAAGGAAGAGATTGCTGGCGCCGAGTCCATGCGCAAGTTCGAGAAACAGGTCTTCCTGCAGGTATTGGATACGCTCTGGAAAGAGCATCTGTCAAACATGGACCACTTGCGCCGCGGTATTCACTTGCGTGGCTATGCTCAGAAAAACCCCAAGCAGGAATACAAGCGCGAAGCGTTTAACCTGTTTGAAAATATGCTGGACGGTATGAAACGGGATGTTGCCCGGGTGCTGAGCCACGTTCGCGTTCAGAGTCGGGAAGAAATGGAAGAAGTAGAGCGTCGCCGTAAGGAAGAGCTTGAGCGCGAAATGGCGCGAGCTAACCTGCGCCATGACGAAACCAGTGCCGCCGCTCCCGCGCAAGGTGAAGGCGAGGGCGGGCAGCAAGCAACGCCGGATACCTTTGTCCGCCAGGAGCGCAAAGTTGGCCGAAACGAGCCTTGTCCCTGCGGGTCTGGTAAGAAATATAAGCAATGCTGCGGTAAGGTGAGTTAAGCCGGCACCTAAGCGCGCAAACCAGAACCCGCAAACTGCCTGATCAAGAGCAGCTTGCGGGTTTTGTCGTTTTCAGATTGGTACTCATTCAAGGAGATTCGCATGGCGGTAGGTCCCGGAACTTTGCCGGAGTTTCATCCGGTTGCAGGGGTGAAGATTGGTATTGCCAGTGCAGGCATCAAAACGCCTGGTCGTAAGGATATTGTCGTGTTTGAGCTGGCCCCCGATGCCCGGGTCGCCGGCATCTTTACACAGAACCAGTTCTGCGCAGCCCCTGTTGTACTGAGTCGCCGCCATCTGGCTGAAACGGCCCCCCGTTATCTACTGATCAATACCGGTAATGCCAACGCCGGCACCGGAGACGCCGGGCTGGCAGATGCCGAGCGATGCTGTGCGGCCCTGGCAGAAAATGCGGGTGTGGATACAAATTGTGTCTTGCCGTTCTCCACAGGCGTGATTGGCGAGCCTTTGCCGGTCGATAAGATCGTTGGAGCCTTGCCAGACGCACTGGCAGGAGCTTCAGAAGGCCGTTGGGCTGAGGCGGCCAGCGGTATCATGACGACCGACACCCGGCCAAAAGGGGCATCCCGTCAAATCAACCTGGGCGGCCATAAGGTGACGATCTCGGGCATCAGCAAGGGGGCCGGCATGATTCGCCCGAATATGGCGACCATGCTCGGCTTTATTGCCACCGATGCAAAAATTGCTCCGGACGCCTTGCAGGAATTGGCCTCGGAACTGGGCGAAAAGTCCTTTAACCGGATTACCATTGATAGCGATACTTCCACCAACGATGCCTGCATGCTGATTGCCAGTGGCCGTTACGGTGGGCCGGAAATCACGACAGACAGCCCGCTGTTCGCAGAATTGAAAACAGCATTGCGTGATATCTATCTGGAGCTGGCTCACGCCATTGTTCGTGACGGTGAAGGCGCGACCAAGTTCGTGACCATTGACGTATCCGGTGCGGCGAATCAGCAAGAGGCGCTGGATGTGGCTTACACCGTGGCCCATTCGCCATTGGTGAAGACAGCGCTGTACGCGTCAGATCCGAACTGGGGCAGGATTCTGGCGGCGGTCGGTCGGGCCGGCGTCCCGAACCTGGATTTGCACGCCCTGGAAATTTACCTCGGTGATGTGTGTCTGGTGCGTGATGGCGGCCGAGCTGATGACTATTCCGAGGAGCGTGGTCAGGCGGTGATGGATCAGGAAGAAATTACCATCGCGATTGACCTCAAGCGCGGAGAGATCCGGGAAACGGTGTGGACCTGCGATTTTTCCCATGACTATGTGACCATCAATGCCGAATACCGCAGCTAATCGTCCGTCCGTGCCCAAGCTGGTTCATGTTGCCGTTGCGGTTATTGTCCGCGACGGTCGCGTGTTGATTGCGCGCCGCCCTGATCACGTCCATCAGGGCGGCTTGCTGGAGTTTCCCGGTGGCAAAGTAGAAGCTGGGGAGACGGTTCAGCAGGCTTTGGTGCGCGAGATCGCCGAAGAAACCGGTTTGACCGTGCCGTTGGAGAGCCTTGAGCCGGTGATTGGTATTCGTCACGACTACGGCGACAAGCAGGTTTTTCTGGATGTGTGGAAAACCTCCGCCGCCAAAGGCGAGCCCGAGGGGCGGGAAGGCCAGCCGATCGAGTGGCTGCCGCCTCTTTCGTTACGGGATGAAGATTTCCCGGCTGCCAACCGGCCAATCATTCGAGCCTTGAACTTACCCGTGAATCTACCAATAACCGGTGCCATGGCATCGTGGGAAAATGGCTACAGTCGATTCGCCGCCGCATTGCCTTCCCTGAAATCCGGGTTGGTGGTTCTGCGCGCGCCGGATTTGCCCGCTCATGATTATCGAAAGTTGGCGAAAGCGGTTTTGACCGAGGTGGAAGATTCCGGGGTAGGGGTGCTGTTGCACGGTAGTCCGGATCTGATCTCCGAGTTTCCGGAGGCTGCGGGATTGCATTTGCCTTGGCGCGAAGCTGAAGGCTTGTCAGAGCGCCCTGTGCCGGTGAATCGAGTGCTGGGAGTGTCATGCCATAATGCGGACCAACTGCGCCATGCTGAGCGTTTGGGCGCGGACTACGCGGTATTCGGGCCGGTCTTGCCGACGGCCAGCCATCCTGGCGAACCGGCGCTGGGTTGGCGGGAATTTGAACGGCAGGTGTCGGCGGCGGTCATCCCGGTCTATGGGCTGGGTGGTTTGACATTGGAACAGCAAGGCCAGGCGCGATCCTGCGGTGCGCAGGGTATTGCCGGCATTCGTTTCTGGTGGCCGCCCCATGCATGACAATCGCAGAACTGAAACTCAACACGGAGGGTGCCAAGCGTGAGCAAACTGACTCATCTGGATGAAAAAGGTGAAGCGCGAATGGTGGATGTGACGGAGAAAGCCGTTACTGAGCGCGAAGCGCGTGCTGAAGCAACGCTGCGTATGTTGCCCGAAACCCTCAGAATGATTGTGGATGGCGAGCACCCGAAGGGTGATGTACTGGCCACGGCCCGAATTGCCGGCATCATGGCCGCCAAGAAAACCCACGATTTAATCCCCCTGTGTCATGCGTTGAATCTGACATCCACCAAGGTACTGCTGTCTCCGGGTGCTGATGGGGCGTCGGTTCATATTGAAACCCGCTGCAAGCTGTCTGGCCAGACCGGTGTCGAGATGGAAGCACTGACCGCCGCCTCGGTGGCGGCGTTAACGCTCTACGATATGTGCAAAGCGGTGGATAAAGGGATGGTGGTCGATAACGTTCGGCTGCTGGAAAAAAAAGGCGGTCGTTCCGGTCATTGGTTAGCTCAGACTACGCGCCGCTAGCGGCCACGTGATAGAATGCCCGCCCCATTTGTCAGAACCACGAGGAATTACAGTGGCTGTTCGTTACATTGAGACCTGCCGTTTGCCTACCCCCTTTGGTGTCTTCGATATGCACGGCTTTGAAGAGATCGAAACAGGGAAGGAACACGTGGCCCTGACCTTGGGTGATATCAGTACCGATGAGCCTGTGCTGGCGAGAACACATTCCGAGTGCCTGACCGGTGACGCACTCTATAGCATGCGTTGCGATTGCGGCTACCAGCTCGAAGAAGCCTTGCGCAGCATTGCCCGGGAAGGGCGTGGCTTGTTGATGTATCTTCGCCAGGAGGGGCGTGGTATTGGTCTGCTGAATAAAATACGGGCGTATCGCTTGCAGGACCAAGGTGCTGACACAGTCGAAGCCAATGAGCAGTTGGGTTTTGGTGCGGATTTGCGGGATTACAGCATGTGTCAGGACATGTTGAAACACTTGGGCATTGGTCGCTTAAAGCTGATGACCAATAATCCGAGAAAGGTGAAGGCGCTTGAGTCTTATGGTGTGAACATAGTTGAGCGGGTGCCTCTGCACGTGGGCCGAAACCCCCACAACGAGCATTATCTCAATACCAAGCAGAGCAAGCTGGGCCATTGGCTTGAAACCCATCAGGACGACGATCCGGCCTGACCCCTCTTGTAAAAAAAGCGCTGGCGTTAACCAGCGCTTTTTTCTTATTTGGCCGCGCTAACCGGCCGCCCGAGCAAGCGTTCCAGCCGCCCGGCGATCGCGTTTTTGATCCCTTCAGCATTCAGTCCGCATTCGGCCAACAACTCCGACGGTTTGCCGTGGTCGACAAAACGGTCGGGAAGGCCTAATTGCATCACCGGCAGAGTCACTTCATTGGCGCACAGGAACTCGGTGACGGCGCTGCCTGCACCGCCCGCTATCGCATTCTCTTCCAGGGTAACGAGCAAGTCGTGCTGTTCCGCAAGCTCCAGCACCAAAGCCTCATCCAGTGGCTTGACGAAGCGCATGTCGGCCACCGTGGCGTTTAGCTCTTCCGCCGCTTTCAATGCGGGCTCGAGCAGCGGGCCAAAGTTCAGGATGGCCACACGTGCCCCTTCACGTATACGATGGCCTTTGCCGATTGGCAGCGGTGTCAGCTCTTGCGCGATCTCGGCACCCGGGCCGGTACCCCGAGGGTAACGCACGGCTGCAGGTCCTTCGTGTAGCAGGCCGGTGTGCAGCAGCTGGCGGGTTTCGTTTTCATCCGATGGGGTCATGATGACCATGCCGGGAATGCAGCGCAGATAACTGATATCGAACGCGCCAGCATGGGTTGGGCCATCTTCACCCACCAGTCCCGCCCGATCGATCGCAAACAGGACATCTAGGTCCTGAATGGCAACGTCATGAACCAGCTGGTCGTAGCCTCTCTGAAGAAAGGTCGAGTAAATCGCGACGACGGGCTTGGCGCCATCACAGGCAAGCCCTGCAGCGAGCGTTACCGCATGCTGTTCGGCAATGGCGACATCGAAATATCGATCCGGAAAGCGCTCGGAGAAAGCCAGTAAATCCGAACCTTCGCACATGGCCGGGGTGATGCCGACAACGCGATCATCCTGCTCCGCAGCATCGCACAGCCATTGACCAAAGACATTGGCGTATTTGGGGCTGGCCGGTTTTGGTACTACGGGTTCCGGCTTGTCGGCCGGGACCGGCTCAATCTTGTTGATGGCGTGATAACCAATAGGATCCGCCTCGGCCGGCGCAAAACCTTTACCTTTGGTGGTCACAATGTGCAAAAACTGCGGGCCGTCGAGGTCCCGGATGTTTTCCAGCGTTTCTACCAGCAACGGCAGGTCATGACCGTCAATGGGGCCGATGTAGTTGAAGCCCAGTTCTTCGAACAGGGTGCCCGGGGCAATCATGCCCTTGAAGTGCTCTTCGGTCTTTTTCGCCA
It contains:
- the ribA gene encoding GTP cyclohydrolase II is translated as MAVRYIETCRLPTPFGVFDMHGFEEIETGKEHVALTLGDISTDEPVLARTHSECLTGDALYSMRCDCGYQLEEALRSIAREGRGLLMYLRQEGRGIGLLNKIRAYRLQDQGADTVEANEQLGFGADLRDYSMCQDMLKHLGIGRLKLMTNNPRKVKALESYGVNIVERVPLHVGRNPHNEHYLNTKQSKLGHWLETHQDDDPA
- the dxs gene encoding 1-deoxy-D-xylulose-5-phosphate synthase, which translates into the protein MQDTYIFREIPSQRPNTPLLDRIDAPAQLRELPPENLPQLARELRSFLLWTVGQTGGHFGAGLGVLELSVALHYVFNTPEDRLVWDVGHQAYPHKILTGRREQMGTIRRKGGLAGFPKRAESEYDTFGVGHSSTSISAALGMAIAARMQNTGRKSIAVIGDGAMTAGMAFEALNHAGHLHADMLVILNDNDMSISRNVGGLSNYFAKLLASRTYNQVRDSSKKVLAGTPNLMALAKKTEEHFKGMIAPGTLFEELGFNYIGPIDGHDLPLLVETLENIRDLDGPQFLHIVTTKGKGFAPAEADPIGYHAINKIEPVPADKPEPVVPKPASPKYANVFGQWLCDAAEQDDRVVGITPAMCEGSDLLAFSERFPDRYFDVAIAEQHAVTLAAGLACDGAKPVVAIYSTFLQRGYDQLVHDVAIQDLDVLFAIDRAGLVGEDGPTHAGAFDISYLRCIPGMVIMTPSDENETRQLLHTGLLHEGPAAVRYPRGTGPGAEIAQELTPLPIGKGHRIREGARVAILNFGPLLEPALKAAEELNATVADMRFVKPLDEALVLELAEQHDLLVTLEENAIAGGAGSAVTEFLCANEVTLPVMQLGLPDRFVDHGKPSELLAECGLNAEGIKNAIAGRLERLLGRPVSAAK